The following proteins are co-located in the Paenibacillus sp. JNUCC32 genome:
- a CDS encoding alpha/beta hydrolase, with amino-acid sequence MTMSAAIIALLAIIIISASFYFYNVAIARADKAFLNGNPDLEANSNIDNPFADSKDWWAKQSFEEWSLTSDDGLKLHAYYLPAEVPTDKTVMIAHGYSGHSEQMSGFAQMYHEDLGYNVLLPDARGHGKSEGDYIGFGWPERMDYLRWIERVIRHTGKDAQIVLHGVSMGGATVMMTSGEELPPQVKAIVEDCGYTSVTDELTYQLKRMYKLPSFPLVQSTSLLTKIRAGYSFGEASALEQVKKSKTPTLFIHGGGDLFVPTEMVYELYENGPEQKKLFIVPDAGHGLARQFDPQGYDREVKEFIGTYVQ; translated from the coding sequence ATGACCATGTCTGCAGCTATTATCGCTTTACTAGCAATCATTATAATTTCAGCCAGCTTCTACTTTTATAACGTCGCTATTGCCCGGGCCGACAAGGCCTTCCTGAACGGCAACCCGGACCTGGAAGCCAACTCGAATATCGACAATCCCTTTGCGGACAGCAAGGATTGGTGGGCCAAGCAAAGCTTCGAGGAATGGAGTCTTACCTCAGACGACGGCTTGAAACTGCATGCGTACTATTTACCTGCCGAAGTGCCTACGGATAAAACCGTCATGATCGCGCACGGATACTCCGGCCATTCGGAGCAGATGAGCGGATTCGCCCAAATGTACCATGAGGACCTGGGCTACAACGTCCTGCTTCCCGACGCGCGTGGCCATGGAAAGAGCGAAGGCGATTACATCGGCTTCGGCTGGCCGGAGCGGATGGATTATCTCAGATGGATTGAACGTGTCATCCGGCATACAGGGAAAGACGCCCAGATTGTCCTGCACGGCGTGTCCATGGGCGGGGCAACGGTGATGATGACCAGCGGCGAAGAGCTTCCGCCCCAGGTAAAAGCCATCGTCGAGGACTGCGGGTATACCTCGGTCACGGATGAGCTGACCTATCAGCTGAAGCGCATGTATAAGCTTCCATCCTTCCCGCTGGTTCAATCCACGAGCCTGCTCACCAAGATCCGGGCCGGATACTCCTTCGGCGAGGCCTCCGCGCTGGAGCAGGTGAAGAAATCCAAGACGCCGACGCTGTTCATACACGGCGGCGGGGATCTGTTCGTCCCTACCGAGATGGTGTATGAGCTGTACGAGAACGGTCCGGAGCAAAAGAAGCTGTTCATCGTCCCCGATGCAGGCCACGGCCTGGCACGCCAGTTCGATCCACAAGGGTACGACCGGGAAGTGAAGGAGTTTATCGGCACGTATGTGCAATAA
- the phnX gene encoding phosphonoacetaldehyde hydrolase has product MNRIEGVILDWAGTAVDFGCFAPVNVFVDIFKNSGIEVTMEEARAPMGMLKIDHIRAMLSMPRVSALWEAKYGRAFGEQDVERLYAEFEPALMVSLSEYTDPIPGVIEAVEALKAQGLKIGSTTGYTSGMMEVVVANARQKGYSPDVYFTPDDTRSQGRPYPYMIYRNMEFLGLSASWKVIKVGDTVSDVKEGVNAGVWSVGVAIGSSEMGLGLEEFHALSESDREAAISKTEETFIRNGADFAIRTMSELPQLIESINGMLAEGKRPGIQR; this is encoded by the coding sequence ATGAACCGAATCGAAGGCGTTATATTGGACTGGGCCGGAACGGCCGTGGATTTTGGATGTTTTGCGCCCGTGAACGTGTTTGTCGATATTTTCAAGAATTCGGGTATTGAGGTAACGATGGAGGAAGCGAGAGCGCCGATGGGGATGCTGAAGATCGACCATATTCGTGCCATGCTGTCTATGCCGAGAGTGTCTGCGCTATGGGAGGCGAAGTACGGCAGAGCTTTCGGTGAGCAGGATGTAGAACGGCTGTATGCGGAATTCGAGCCGGCCTTGATGGTCTCCTTATCCGAGTACACGGACCCGATTCCGGGTGTCATTGAGGCGGTTGAAGCGCTGAAGGCGCAAGGCTTGAAAATCGGTTCCACGACCGGTTATACGAGCGGCATGATGGAGGTCGTGGTTGCCAATGCGCGGCAAAAGGGGTACAGCCCGGATGTTTATTTCACGCCGGATGACACGCGCTCCCAAGGAAGACCTTACCCCTACATGATCTACCGGAACATGGAGTTTCTTGGATTATCGGCTTCATGGAAAGTCATTAAGGTCGGCGATACCGTCTCCGACGTGAAAGAAGGCGTGAACGCAGGCGTGTGGTCGGTTGGCGTTGCTATCGGCAGCTCCGAAATGGGCTTGGGCTTGGAAGAGTTTCATGCCCTGTCAGAGTCGGACCGGGAAGCCGCGATCTCGAAAACCGAGGAAACGTTTATCCGTAACGGGGCGGATTTTGCGATCCGGACGATGAGCGAGCTGCCGCAGTTGATCGAGAGCATTAACGGCATGCTGGCTGAGGGAAAAAGACCGGGCATTCAGCGCTAG
- the phnW gene encoding 2-aminoethylphosphonate--pyruvate transaminase: MKTYKLLTPGPLTTTKAVKEEMLFDRCTWDDEYKSITQKIRSQLLALAETDPELYTAVLMQGSGTFAVEAVMTSAISKDDKVLIVTNGAYGERIVKMAEYIGLNYAEYKVNYDEHPSEDELRARLHEDPRITHIAMVHCETTTGILNPLEMISKLSREYGKTLIIDAMSSFGGMEIDVQGLGIDYLISSANKCIQGVPGFGFVIAKLEKLAACEGIARSLSLDLYDQWKGMDKDGKWRYTSPTHVVAAFSKALDELNEEGGVPARFNRYRNNNRLLRERLGQIGIQAYITDDKQSPIITTFLFPNEGFNFEHFYAYIKERGYVIYPGKLTDVDTFRIGNIGEIYEKDIEQLCAIIEEYMGVTAQ; this comes from the coding sequence ATGAAAACCTACAAGCTTTTGACACCGGGACCTTTGACCACAACCAAGGCGGTAAAAGAGGAAATGCTCTTTGACCGCTGCACGTGGGATGATGAATACAAATCGATTACGCAAAAAATCAGATCGCAGCTCCTGGCACTGGCCGAAACGGATCCAGAGCTGTACACCGCCGTGCTGATGCAGGGAAGCGGCACGTTTGCCGTCGAAGCCGTCATGACGTCCGCCATTTCGAAAGACGATAAGGTGCTGATCGTAACGAACGGCGCTTACGGCGAGCGGATCGTGAAGATGGCGGAGTACATCGGACTGAATTACGCGGAGTACAAGGTGAATTACGATGAACATCCAAGCGAGGATGAACTGCGGGCTAGGCTCCATGAGGATCCGCGGATTACGCATATCGCGATGGTTCACTGCGAGACGACCACCGGCATTCTGAACCCGCTGGAGATGATCTCGAAGCTGTCCAGGGAATATGGAAAAACCCTCATCATTGATGCGATGAGCAGCTTTGGCGGCATGGAGATCGATGTTCAGGGGCTCGGCATCGATTACCTGATCAGCAGCGCGAATAAATGCATTCAAGGCGTTCCGGGGTTTGGCTTCGTGATCGCCAAGCTGGAGAAGCTTGCGGCCTGCGAAGGGATTGCGCGCAGCTTGTCGCTCGACCTGTACGACCAATGGAAGGGCATGGACAAGGACGGCAAATGGCGTTATACCTCGCCGACCCATGTCGTGGCGGCTTTCTCCAAAGCGTTGGATGAGCTGAATGAAGAAGGCGGCGTCCCTGCCAGGTTCAACCGTTACCGGAATAACAATCGCCTGCTGCGGGAGAGATTGGGGCAGATCGGCATCCAGGCTTATATCACCGATGACAAACAATCCCCGATCATCACCACGTTTTTATTCCCGAACGAAGGGTTCAACTTTGAGCATTTTTACGCTTATATTAAAGAAAGAGGTTATGTGATCTACCCGGGTAAGCTGACCGACGTGGATACCTTCCGCATCGGGAATATCGGGGAGATCTATGAAAAGGATATCGAGCAATTATGTGCGATTATTGAAGAATATATGGGGGTGACGGCACAATGA
- a CDS encoding extracellular solute-binding protein, which yields MMKTLKGMLLSLIAISMVFALAACGSAGEAKKVVIYTNGDEEAVAAMETSLKNAGYEGQYLVQSLGTSELGGKLMAEGNKIEADLVTMSSYFIESSQSKHSMFKVLAFDAGATDSYPAYYTPILANTGSIFVNTEVLKDKGLPMPTSITDLTKPEFSGLVSIPNIMDSSTGWLLVQAIITQYGEDAGRKVLHDLIANVGPHLESSGSGPIKKVQAGEVAAGFGLRHQAVAAKATGAPIDYVDPVEGNFSLTESVAVVDKKNATTDLAMKMAETIVKDARKDLIANYPVALYEGETVDEVNKPAYSMTFEKPLTVELLEEHQQFFNGSKE from the coding sequence ATGATGAAGACGCTGAAGGGAATGCTGCTGTCATTGATCGCAATCAGTATGGTGTTTGCTTTGGCCGCTTGCGGCAGCGCGGGGGAAGCGAAGAAGGTAGTCATCTACACCAATGGGGATGAAGAAGCCGTTGCGGCAATGGAGACCTCGTTGAAGAATGCCGGATATGAAGGACAGTATCTTGTCCAATCCCTGGGCACCTCCGAACTTGGGGGCAAATTGATGGCGGAGGGGAACAAAATCGAGGCGGATCTCGTCACCATGAGCTCCTACTTCATCGAAAGCTCGCAGAGCAAGCATTCGATGTTTAAGGTTCTGGCCTTTGACGCAGGCGCTACCGATTCTTATCCGGCATATTACACGCCGATTCTGGCGAATACCGGCTCCATCTTCGTGAATACGGAAGTGCTGAAGGACAAAGGATTGCCGATGCCCACCTCCATCACGGACCTGACCAAACCGGAATTCAGCGGACTCGTATCGATTCCGAACATCATGGATTCTTCCACCGGCTGGCTGCTCGTTCAGGCCATTATTACGCAATACGGCGAAGATGCGGGACGTAAGGTGCTTCATGACCTGATCGCCAACGTGGGACCGCATCTGGAGAGCTCGGGCTCCGGTCCGATCAAGAAAGTGCAGGCGGGCGAAGTGGCGGCCGGGTTTGGACTCCGCCATCAGGCGGTAGCGGCTAAAGCCACCGGTGCACCGATTGACTACGTAGATCCGGTCGAAGGAAACTTCTCGCTGACCGAATCGGTTGCGGTCGTGGACAAGAAGAATGCAACGACGGATCTGGCGATGAAGATGGCCGAGACCATCGTAAAGGATGCCCGCAAAGATCTGATTGCGAACTACCCGGTGGCCCTGTACGAAGGGGAGACCGTCGATGAAGTCAACAAACCTGCATACTCGATGACCTTCGAGAAGCCGCTGACCGTGGAGCTGCTGGAAGAGCATCAGCAATTCTTCAACGGATCCAAAGAATAA
- a CDS encoding ABC transporter permease subunit — MRSAKPEMRVIFTVILLLFAVFLFLPLLILLIRSFGSDQGFTLGHYASMGSNREFVAAIGNSVKVSGVTAVITTVLGFVLAYSIHCTKIYRPVKGLLKTVIMVPMLLPTITYGFAIMYSFGNQGLITRLAGRNLFDIYGWNGLLIGYVIYTLPPVFLLIHNAFKYIDKKFIIVSKLMGDGTMRSFMNTILRPLAGALGGAFVLSFILSFTDFGIPASVGGTYPVVATQLYQVMLGSIPDFNQGAVIAVMMLIPAVFGIWLLNYLEKWNFHYDKLSDIELPRQRVRDIAFGVMSSAIVTGMLSIFAVMFIAPWLSSYPYDMTFTFQHVRDVIQSSDLTGVYRNSLWVAFLTALFGTLMAYLSALLNVRTSLKARSAVDIVSMITNTVPGMVLGISYLLFFNGSSLKGTFIIIVLCNIVHFFTTPYLMAKNSLSKMNPSWETTGELLGDSWFKTVYRVILPNSASTVIEMFSYYFINAMVTISGIIFLVSAQTSLVASKIKELQHFAKFNEIFVLSMLIFFTNLIIKLVCDAWQRRTAQR; from the coding sequence ATGCGTAGCGCGAAGCCGGAAATGCGGGTTATCTTTACCGTCATCCTGTTATTGTTCGCCGTGTTTCTGTTCCTGCCGCTGCTCATATTGCTGATCCGCTCCTTCGGATCCGATCAGGGATTTACCCTTGGACACTATGCATCCATGGGGTCGAATCGGGAATTCGTCGCGGCGATCGGCAACAGCGTGAAGGTATCGGGCGTAACGGCCGTAATCACGACCGTTCTGGGGTTCGTACTCGCGTATTCCATTCATTGCACCAAAATATACCGGCCCGTCAAAGGCCTGCTGAAAACCGTCATCATGGTCCCCATGCTGCTTCCGACCATTACCTATGGGTTCGCCATCATGTATTCGTTCGGTAACCAAGGCTTGATCACCCGGCTTGCCGGGCGCAATCTGTTCGATATCTACGGATGGAACGGGCTGCTCATCGGCTACGTCATTTATACGCTGCCGCCGGTTTTCCTGCTGATTCATAACGCGTTTAAGTACATTGATAAAAAATTCATCATCGTATCCAAGTTAATGGGTGACGGCACGATGAGAAGTTTCATGAATACGATTTTGCGTCCCCTTGCGGGAGCCCTTGGCGGGGCCTTTGTGCTGTCCTTTATCTTAAGCTTTACGGATTTTGGGATTCCGGCTTCCGTCGGCGGTACCTATCCGGTCGTGGCGACGCAGCTGTACCAGGTGATGCTGGGTTCCATTCCGGACTTCAATCAAGGCGCTGTCATTGCGGTGATGATGCTGATTCCGGCCGTGTTCGGCATCTGGCTGCTGAATTATCTGGAAAAGTGGAATTTCCACTATGACAAGCTGTCGGATATCGAGCTGCCGCGGCAGCGCGTTCGGGATATCGCCTTCGGCGTGATGTCGTCGGCCATTGTGACGGGCATGCTGTCCATTTTTGCGGTGATGTTCATCGCTCCTTGGTTGAGCAGTTACCCCTATGACATGACCTTCACGTTCCAGCATGTGCGGGATGTGATTCAATCGAGCGACTTGACGGGGGTATATCGCAATTCGCTCTGGGTCGCCTTCTTGACGGCGCTGTTCGGTACCTTGATGGCGTACTTATCCGCGCTGCTCAATGTGCGAACATCGTTAAAAGCCCGGTCCGCGGTAGACATCGTATCCATGATAACCAATACGGTGCCCGGCATGGTGCTGGGGATATCCTACCTGCTCTTCTTTAACGGGAGCAGCCTGAAGGGAACCTTTATCATTATCGTTCTGTGCAACATCGTTCATTTCTTTACGACGCCGTACCTGATGGCCAAGAACTCTCTGTCCAAGATGAATCCCTCCTGGGAAACCACGGGAGAACTGCTGGGGGATAGCTGGTTCAAGACCGTGTATCGGGTGATCCTGCCGAACTCGGCCTCAACCGTCATTGAGATGTTCAGCTACTATTTCATCAACGCCATGGTGACGATCAGCGGCATCATTTTTCTCGTATCGGCCCAGACGTCGCTCGTCGCCAGCAAAATCAAAGAGCTGCAGCATTTCGCCAAGTTTAATGAGATCTTCGTGCTGTCGATGCTGATCTTCTTCACGAATCTGATCATTAAGCTGGTGTGCGACGCATGGCAGAGGAGAACGGCGCAACGCTAA
- a CDS encoding ABC transporter ATP-binding protein, which produces MLKLEHICKQFDDKVVLDDINVEIGTGEIVSLLGPSGSGKTTLLNIILGLTRMDQGKIVFQGQDLSSVPMKKRGFNIVFQDYALFPNLNAYDNIVYGLRNKKGSVSEQEVREYIDFLELQPHLDKRIGELSGGQKQRVALARTLVTKPKILLLDEPLSALDGVIKESIKQRIQSIAREFKLTTIIVTHDPEEALTLSDKILIIHQGQIAQFGTPQEIVHHPSNDFVKQFIIKQLHIKRQNIYNLFGEQYA; this is translated from the coding sequence TTGCTGAAGCTAGAGCATATCTGCAAACAATTCGACGATAAAGTGGTTTTGGATGACATCAACGTAGAAATCGGCACGGGCGAGATTGTATCGCTGCTCGGTCCGAGCGGGAGCGGGAAGACCACATTGCTGAATATTATTTTGGGACTCACCCGAATGGATCAGGGAAAAATCGTGTTCCAGGGTCAAGATCTGAGCAGCGTACCGATGAAGAAGCGGGGATTCAATATCGTGTTTCAGGACTATGCCTTATTCCCGAACTTGAATGCCTACGACAATATCGTATACGGCCTGCGCAATAAGAAGGGGAGCGTAAGCGAGCAGGAGGTCCGTGAATATATCGATTTTCTGGAGCTCCAGCCCCACTTGGACAAGCGGATCGGCGAACTGTCAGGGGGGCAGAAGCAGAGAGTGGCCCTGGCCAGAACGCTAGTCACGAAACCGAAAATCCTGCTGCTTGATGAGCCGCTCAGCGCGCTGGACGGCGTGATCAAGGAATCGATCAAGCAGCGGATCCAGTCGATCGCCAGGGAATTCAAGCTGACCACGATCATTGTGACGCATGACCCGGAAGAGGCGCTGACGCTCTCGGACAAAATCCTGATCATCCATCAGGGACAGATTGCCCAATTCGGCACGCCCCAGGAGATTGTCCATCATCCGAGCAATGATTTTGTGAAGCAGTTCATTATCAAGCAGCTGCATATCAAAAGGCAGAACATCTACAACCTGTTCGGTGAACAGTATGCGTAG
- a CDS encoding DeoR/GlpR family DNA-binding transcription regulator — MFPLERQKKILELLTIRKVLKITELTEELNVSVDTLRRDLNTLTKQGRIEKIYGGVKLVESRFGESSMDERMVSQLEEKDRIARKCSEFVHDGDCIYIDSGSTTYQIAKYVKHKKKLTVVTNSLPVAIELMDSDVELIMIGGKIRREEQSVVAYEYIFNFHELNVLKAFICCSGITIEKGISDYNLEEAITRKKMIELSKEVIVMADSTKFGKDVTISIAPLDRIDTIVTDANVHPSFIPTFKKTNTTLVIADE; from the coding sequence ATGTTTCCATTGGAGAGGCAAAAGAAAATACTTGAGCTGCTTACGATTCGAAAAGTACTGAAGATCACGGAGCTTACGGAAGAGCTGAACGTCTCCGTGGATACGCTGCGACGGGATTTGAACACCCTGACCAAGCAAGGGCGGATTGAGAAGATCTATGGCGGGGTGAAGCTCGTGGAGTCCCGGTTCGGCGAATCCTCCATGGATGAGCGCATGGTCAGCCAGCTGGAAGAAAAGGACCGGATCGCCCGCAAATGTAGCGAATTCGTTCATGACGGCGACTGCATCTACATCGACAGCGGCTCGACCACGTACCAAATCGCCAAATACGTGAAGCATAAGAAGAAGCTGACGGTGGTTACGAATTCACTTCCGGTTGCGATCGAACTGATGGACAGCGACGTGGAGCTGATTATGATCGGCGGCAAAATCCGGCGGGAGGAGCAATCCGTCGTCGCGTATGAATACATCTTCAACTTTCATGAGCTGAATGTGCTGAAGGCGTTTATCTGCTGCAGCGGCATCACCATCGAAAAAGGCATCTCCGACTACAACCTGGAAGAAGCCATCACGCGCAAAAAAATGATCGAGCTGTCCAAAGAGGTGATTGTCATGGCGGACAGCACCAAGTTTGGCAAAGACGTTACCATTTCCATCGCTCCGCTCGACAGAATCGATACCATCGTGACGGATGCGAACGTCCATCCAAGCTTTATTCCAACTTTCAAGAAAACCAATACAACGCTTGTGATTGCAGATGAATAG
- a CDS encoding GNAT family N-acetyltransferase, with protein MPLLGELYQAVSAENALFWWVGDRENWENVFCAIEDGKMVAKGQVGIINVIPPGCAPNCKHHIYVNLKAVPHRERDFDLLDELYQVLYERAVVLMRTLPKTYETYLCVGNYVHESANNAFFTVKKGFQPLENLYAMKRSLEEPIPALPLDDRYQNRLWRIESAEEEVEYLKLEAEIWPEAPLGLERLREYKAHSNWIAMNVLEGDTIVGSTMAWQEEGDGVIEDVFVREPWRRRGIAKYLLCRAMSYLQAHGSATVKLQVKAANDTALSLYQSVGFAKDQEEHRFYLPLEQEVR; from the coding sequence ATGCCTCTGCTAGGCGAGTTATATCAGGCGGTATCCGCCGAGAATGCGCTGTTCTGGTGGGTGGGTGACCGGGAGAATTGGGAAAACGTGTTTTGCGCTATCGAAGACGGGAAGATGGTAGCTAAGGGTCAGGTCGGGATCATAAACGTGATTCCGCCGGGATGTGCCCCGAACTGCAAGCATCATATTTACGTGAATCTCAAGGCGGTTCCGCATCGTGAGCGGGATTTCGACCTTTTGGACGAATTGTATCAGGTCCTGTATGAACGGGCGGTTGTCTTAATGAGGACTTTGCCGAAGACGTACGAGACGTATTTGTGCGTGGGCAATTATGTCCATGAGAGCGCCAATAACGCTTTTTTTACGGTGAAGAAGGGGTTTCAGCCGCTGGAGAACCTCTATGCCATGAAACGATCGTTGGAGGAGCCTATTCCTGCCTTGCCGTTAGATGATCGCTATCAAAATCGATTGTGGAGGATCGAGTCTGCGGAAGAGGAAGTGGAGTATCTAAAGCTCGAAGCTGAAATTTGGCCGGAAGCGCCGCTGGGTCTCGAACGATTACGGGAATATAAGGCGCATTCCAACTGGATCGCCATGAATGTTCTGGAAGGGGATACGATCGTCGGCAGTACCATGGCATGGCAGGAGGAGGGGGATGGCGTGATTGAAGATGTGTTTGTGCGGGAACCGTGGAGACGGCGGGGGATCGCCAAATATCTGCTTTGCCGTGCCATGTCTTATCTTCAGGCGCATGGGTCCGCCACGGTCAAGCTGCAAGTAAAGGCAGCCAATGATACGGCGTTGTCACTTTATCAGTCGGTCGGCTTTGCCAAAGACCAAGAGGAGCACCGGTTTTACCTGCCGCTGGAGCAGGAAGTCCGCTAA
- a CDS encoding ATP-binding protein — protein MTRDLFQEMDVLKNQMAELQQLVYQAFMERKPASASNPYRQEIATAPTINEPNPEDGSVFYSGQVHLNGQNIRWEPQQRRLNQLLDMNTEKAAKILAALGNKQRLDILKAVMAEPLSGSELVERLNMGTTGQLYHHLKALLGADLLVQEQGGRYALPQHRSLPFLLLLSAAGDLLDASDYLEMSETRNNAGMYFGPSHGFDIHQLLWAVVENSILEHTSGYGDQIGIFLHEDGSVTVTDNGRGIPVQALPNSDVPVVQSILTDVHRFNNSAHFLVPGAEKGISIAVVNALSKQLSVEIRRDGNIYRQEYRHGIPQTGLLTVGLTQETGTSVTFKPEPELFSSAFEFDRILERKDAIAADYPALALTIRNTAE, from the coding sequence ATGACACGTGATCTATTCCAAGAGATGGATGTCTTAAAGAATCAAATGGCGGAGCTGCAGCAGCTTGTTTATCAAGCTTTTATGGAACGAAAACCTGCATCCGCATCAAATCCATACCGCCAAGAAATCGCAACAGCGCCCACCATAAATGAACCCAATCCCGAAGACGGCTCTGTCTTCTACTCCGGGCAGGTGCACCTGAACGGACAAAACATCCGCTGGGAGCCACAGCAACGCCGATTGAATCAATTGCTGGACATGAATACGGAGAAGGCGGCCAAAATCCTCGCTGCCCTGGGCAACAAGCAGCGCCTGGATATTTTGAAGGCCGTCATGGCGGAGCCGCTATCGGGATCCGAGTTGGTGGAACGGTTGAACATGGGGACGACGGGTCAGCTGTATCATCATCTCAAGGCGCTGCTCGGCGCAGACCTGCTCGTCCAGGAGCAAGGGGGCCGCTACGCTCTTCCCCAGCATCGAAGCCTGCCGTTCCTGCTGCTGTTGTCCGCTGCCGGCGATCTGCTCGATGCCAGCGATTACCTGGAGATGTCGGAAACCCGCAACAATGCAGGGATGTACTTCGGGCCCTCGCATGGCTTTGATATTCATCAGCTGCTTTGGGCCGTGGTGGAAAATTCGATTTTGGAGCATACGAGCGGGTATGGCGATCAGATCGGCATTTTCCTGCATGAGGATGGCAGCGTGACGGTGACCGACAACGGAAGAGGCATTCCGGTGCAGGCCCTCCCGAATTCCGATGTCCCCGTTGTGCAGTCGATTCTGACCGATGTCCACCGCTTCAACAACAGCGCGCACTTTCTGGTTCCCGGCGCGGAAAAAGGCATCAGCATTGCCGTGGTCAACGCCCTTTCCAAGCAGCTGTCCGTGGAAATTCGGCGTGACGGGAACATATACCGGCAGGAATACCGGCACGGCATACCGCAGACGGGTCTTTTGACGGTTGGTTTGACTCAAGAGACGGGAACCAGCGTGACGTTCAAGCCCGAGCCGGAATTGTTCAGCTCTGCCTTTGAATTTGACCGCATCCTCGAGCGCAAGGACGCGATTGCCGCGGATTATCCTGCACTTGCCCTGACCATTCGGAACACCGCTGAATAA
- a CDS encoding alpha/beta fold hydrolase, translated as MNTRDTVMSEGFALNVSIRGNGKPILVVGSSVYYPRLFSEQLYTSFQLIFLDHRGFVEPPRTLEPEDYTLNKVLDDIERARQALGLEDFIILGHSGHAFMALAYAQTFPERVSKVILLNTGPSNSPERRQQSIAFFNEAASPERKRQFEADIALLEEDIRMEPERRFAHMCIRMGAHSFYDYAFDAAWMWDGVFTSMPVLDHLWGEAFARLNLIDCLEEVDIPVFIGLGRYDYLVGPVSLWDAVDGSQANVRKVVFEQSGHNPMFEEPELFNAVLTDWIHETDR; from the coding sequence ATGAATACGCGAGATACGGTAATGAGCGAAGGTTTTGCATTGAATGTTTCCATTCGCGGAAACGGCAAGCCCATATTGGTGGTGGGAAGCAGCGTTTACTACCCCCGCTTGTTTTCGGAGCAGCTTTATACGTCATTTCAATTGATTTTTCTGGACCATCGAGGCTTTGTGGAGCCTCCTCGGACACTGGAACCGGAAGACTATACGCTGAATAAGGTTCTGGATGATATCGAAAGGGCAAGACAAGCGCTGGGACTGGAGGATTTTATCATATTGGGGCATTCAGGACACGCCTTTATGGCGCTGGCGTATGCCCAAACCTTTCCGGAACGCGTCAGCAAGGTGATCCTGCTGAATACGGGCCCCTCCAATAGTCCGGAGCGGCGGCAGCAGAGCATCGCTTTTTTCAATGAGGCGGCAAGCCCTGAGCGGAAACGGCAGTTCGAAGCGGATATCGCTCTGCTGGAGGAGGATATCCGAATGGAGCCTGAACGGCGGTTTGCTCATATGTGCATTCGGATGGGAGCCCACAGCTTTTATGATTATGCCTTTGATGCGGCTTGGATGTGGGATGGGGTCTTCACCAGCATGCCCGTCTTGGATCATTTATGGGGAGAAGCCTTCGCGCGGCTGAATCTGATCGATTGCCTGGAAGAGGTCGATATCCCCGTCTTCATCGGTCTTGGACGGTACGACTATTTGGTCGGCCCCGTGTCGCTATGGGATGCCGTAGACGGCTCGCAAGCAAACGTGAGAAAGGTCGTTTTTGAGCAAAGCGGCCATAATCCGATGTTCGAGGAGCCTGAGCTTTTTAACGCCGTCTTGACGGATTGGATTCACGAAACGGATCGCTGA